The proteins below come from a single Papaver somniferum cultivar HN1 chromosome 11, ASM357369v1, whole genome shotgun sequence genomic window:
- the LOC113324753 gene encoding uncharacterized protein LOC113324753 — translation MTQEAMTKFFEMNYKVVNYDFMSRPYTSEVVDYQYPEDYTSPKFKVYDGQGNAREHLSRLIASMNDRATDGKLYLREFLKSLTKTTFTWYDNLKQGSIISWVDLSTLFLRKSYSAKRKVTTIGLRKCNQRLEKDVGKYITRFCHFALNCHEDIKEDSLVEICVRGMIPCFKKILVNFQFPAFVEIEEAAARIVDCVEESNSDYIWHNAVNTVSTTPRNTRANNKQEGWGAQTNHSYRDQLLPPPLPCSKEQIVRLLEQWVENKEIQLPPTRAYPSDIHKSDARYCHFHRRVQHPTVDCYNLGRMFQKVGEIEMGDSEGGKVTQNQVMMLSHDPSGDEWKPREEKDEVGEIAAEDPCVYKHGWRG, via the coding sequence ATGACACAGGAGGCGATGACCAAGTTTTTCGAAATGAACTACAAAGTGGTAAATTACGACTTCATGTCAAGACCGTACACCTCTGAAGTCGTGGATTATCAATATCCAGAGGATTATACTTCACCAAAATTCAAAGTGTATGATGGACAAGGGAATGCGCGAGAGCATCTTAGCCGACTTATTGCTTCTATGAACGACCGAGCCACTGATGGGAAGTTGTATCTAAGGGAGTTCCTAAAATCGTTGACTAAGACAAccttcacttggtatgacaacctAAAGCAGGGAAGCATCATCTCATGGGTGGACCTGTCCACACTCTTCCTCAGAAAGTCTTACTCTGCAAAAAGGAAAGTCACGACCATCGGCTTGAGGAAATGTAACCAGCGACTAGAGAAAGACGTAGGAAAGTATATCACTCGGTTTTGCCACTTCGCACTGAACTGCCACGAGGACATTAAAGAAGATTCACTAGTGGAGATCTGCGTGCGCGGAATGATACCATGTTTCAAGAAAATCTTGGTAAACTTTCAGTTCCCAGCCTTCGTCGAGATAGAAGAAGCTGCAGCAAGAATCGTTGATTGCGTTGAAGAGAGCAATTCGGATTACATATGGCACAACGCAGTAAACACTGTCTCAACTACGCCAAGAAACACTCGCGCAAATAACAAGCAAGAAGGCTGGGGGGCGCAAACGAATCATTCGTACAGGGATCAGCTGCTCCCTCCTCCATTACCTTGTAGCAAAGAGCAGATTGTCAGACTCCTAGAACAATGGGtggaaaacaaagaaattcaGTTGCCTCCAACAAGAGCATACCCCAGCGATATCCACAAAAGCGATGCCAGGTACTGTCATTTCCATCGCAGAGTACAGCACCCCACGGTCGACTGCTACAACCTAGGGAGAATGTTCCAGAAAGTAGGCGAAATTGAAATGGGAGACTCCGAGGGTGGAAAGGTAACtcaaaatcaagttatgatgctcTCCCACGATCCCAGTGGAGACGAATGGAAACCGCGGGAAGAGAAGGATGAAGTAGGCGAGATTGCAGCGGAGGATCCGTGCGTTTACAAACACGGATGGCGTGGCTAG